CCAAGATTCATGATACCTAAATTTATAATCGCAGGAACCATCaactgaataaaaaaaattcccctTTCATTGTCTGTTGTTAGGACTAGACTCAAAACAAGTTTATTCGAACTCAAGttcgagtttgaactcaagctcGATTTGAACAAACTGGAAATGAGCCACCCTATACAAGCTCGATTGAACTCAAgttatttgtcaaaattttcaattaaaaaatttgatacaaaacgacatcgttttgactaatatatattaaaacgatgtcattttaataacgaaaaattgagttcgagtttgactttcacgagctcgagctcaactgtATATAAaccgaaccgagctcgagcttggtacgattcaaatccaaccttacTTGTTGTTCTATTACATAGATGAAACAATTTCTCCTGAAGGAATGAGTTCGTGGACTAGGAACAATTTATAATTAGGGAAATACCTAATTcagtttaaactataaaattagattgaattgtttaaatgttataatatgtttaataaaattatttggtttagattgataaattaaaaaaaaaaatcatttttagttTGGATTACAGTgtatagaatttttaaattgaatcaaatcgtgaaccatatttataaaaaaatataatatatataaaactatatttgatataatttttaaataaacaattagatgtacaatttattttttcatatttatttttcttttttttacatgtatattatatatatatatttaaaatttattttatatgtttatattatattctaaaaaactataattcaattaattttattaaataatatattattaaaagtgaatgattttaatatgtttaaattggatcaaactgtatttttttagtttagtttgatttggtttgaaatctaaaatgatttagttggtttggaaaattttcaaagtgtttttgccaaattggtttgaaaaactttcAAACCTCATCACTCTGAACCATGTACACccctatttataataaaattatgtgcacatGTTTGGagttttaattagatatttagataataaattatcatattattttgaattaaaacaaaataatatttaattatatgataatatattatttaaatatataattaaattttaaaaaatagacatAATATTACTTGGCAATTTATCCCCCAATTCCAACTAGGGCATTAATCACGGATTCCCTCTGACTAATGCagcttttattatataaataaatgaccCTAATATTCCATAACAACTTGTGACAAAGATGTTTAACCTGCAACCCATCAGATAAAAATGTCAAGTGCATAAGGTCCATGATGTAAACACCAAGGTTTCGTCCACAGCATGGCATTTTGATGGCTCAAGGTTGGTCAGTGTGACAAAGGACTTGAGCAAAAATGATATATGCGAACCCCAGAGATTGCTCTAAGTGGTGAAGGGTCAAGAGTCATTtgtaaaaatattcaaagtttaaGTGACCCCAACATAATGTATTACAATAAAGtttattctttatttgtttgatcTATGGTTCCCGGTTAGGTGGTTGTAGGTCCCTTGGTTTACCATAAGGTTTCCaaggttaacaaaattgatcGGCGAGCATGAGAATTAATGAATGTGCCTAGTTGGTTTCGTGAGTGTGTTAATGAAGCGAAAAGGATAATATTAAAGGAGGATTAGACCATTCCTTCACAAATCTTGAAAGTTAGAGATAAATGTTACATACAAACCAAGTTAAGTCTAAATATCGCTTAGgtcagtttaatttaaataaaaaatagtttagctcaagtttattgagttaaaattaaagataatttgagtttaattaaaatgaaaatgattcagtttgaatttgacttgattttatggtttgaatccATAGTTCGGattctttattcaaattcatgacacattaacaaaacaacatctttttatttaataatagataaaataatatcgttttaataattacttaacataattaaaatcaagtcatgagtcaaattcaaattgaattataccATCTACTTAGCTCGTAAGCGAGATTGAGTTAAACTATCTTTAACTcgagtttagttcaatttaaaaaataaattaaattttttaacttaaactcaatttaaatttaaattaaataaatttaacccAAACTGATTGAACTTTTGACTCCGACCCATCTCGGTCGGAGTCATtccctaactaaaacaacttcTCTGCTGAgtttaaatagaataaaatcaaTAACCTTAACTTGTAATGTAGACATATGTAAGAGTGATATTGGACAAGGCAGGCTCACGGGCAGGACAAAATGTTTGCCCCGTGACCCTATCCCAGTAGAAAGCAACAGAAATTACCAACACTAAAATCAAATGGCTGTCACTTTTAAGACGAAAACATTGAATGAGTCTGAGattaaaaattgttcaaatttgtTACTAATTGGTTGAAGAAGCATAATCAAGCTACAGCAACACAGACTTGAATAAcaccaaattataaaattataagttgaCTAAAGCGAAAGAAGCCACGTgttaaaaattctttattagttataaaagtgtaatcgttattttatttttctcttttagtttaaaaaattcataatttttttatttaaaagtttaaaaaattgtatttttcttttgttaggtttatttttttccctttcttatTTAGTGATTAGACTACAGCTAAAACTATCTTTATCCcatctttctctctctgttGTCGAAAAAGAAGCCCTGACATAACAAAATTGATGaattgaagatgaagagtttcatTGAATCAACTCCAAACAATGAGAATAAGTTTCATTTTCTATCGATTTGGCTTTAGAAAAAGACAAATCACCCAATGGAAGCTTCATCTGGAGCTAATTAAATGAAAAACGCAAGTGAATTTGGAGAAGCTAGTCGAGGCTTCTTTGTCTTCAATTCATTGTCGGTCAAGGTTTCTTCATCTATCATTGGGCTTCATCAATGATAACAGAGGGAGAAGGATGGGATGAAGATAATCTCGACTGAAGTCAAGTCATTAGAGAAGGAAGGGAAAAAAAGTAAATCCTaatagggggaaaatgtaacttttgataggaaaattagtaattttttaaactaaaattaaaaaaatataattttatttattttaatattaataataaatgatgattttaatttgataattaataaaaacttttaaacaaaattaaatgataaataaatagttAAGTTTTTAACATCTTATAATAAAAGTTAGAATCGactaaacctttggtgggactaagtcttttggcctatattattttcttctgaATTTAATAACACCATTGATTTCTTGGTGGCGTTGGCACGCAGGCCAGGCCAGCGTCCTATTCAAAGCACACAAGTTTcacaataaaatattctttaaatgATTTCTTCAATTGTGTTCGTGAGTCCTTGTCCGTCTCATTCTAAATCTCTCTGCTCTGCTCTACCTTCCTCTGCATCTGCATCTAAATAATGAAAGGGGATCGATGATTGTCGGGTTGTCCCTTTAACAATTCTGTGAATATTAACAATGGTGAATTGAAGGGAGAGGCTTCCTCCTACCGCTACTGTTGGTCGATTTGTCTGCAGGTTTTTGCTGTGGTTTTTTTCTATTGTCTTCTCAACATACCTTCTGCGTCGCTTCCCACCCCATACCCGCTTACTTCTTTTGGCTCTACTGCTAATCCTACTCCTTATAATTATCCACCGACAAGCATCttcttataaatttgttaaatcgTCATACCCACTTATTGTTTCCTCTGTTCTTCTCTTGCTAGTCTTGCTGTTTGTTAATTGTTATGGCCTTCTTCACCAAGTTGTTCAGGATGAGGATTTTGAGACGGCGACCCGGTAAAAGCCAAGTTGCAGTCGTCGTTGATCAGAAGAAGGAGGATGTTGATGATGGTTCTTCAGTGAAGAAATACAATTGGGATGACATAGAGGCATTCACTGATAATTTTTCGGTGGTGATTGGATCAGGAGGGTTTAGTAAAGTCTACCTGGCTAGTTTGCCAGGCTCCTCTCACCCTCACGGGGCTGTCAAGATTCTCAATCAGGTCTTCAACCAAGAGCTTGATATCCTTCTCCGCCTTTGCCATGAAAATATTGTCAAGCTTTTTGGCTACTGTAACAATGGAGGTAAATATATTTGTCAATTCAAAGCAATTAATggctttatttttatttgagttatatATTGATGTGATGGGGACTTATGGGTATGCAGATGAAGGAGCTTTGGTGTTTGAATATTTGCTCAATGGGAGCTTGCATGAGAAGCTCCATGGAGGGAGCAAAAAAATGGAGCCAGTGCTTCCATGGAGGAACCGTATGGCTATAGCTTTCCAGCTTGCGAAAGCGATTGAGTATCTACATGAGAAATGCACTTTTCACATTGTCCATGGTGACATTAAATCTTCAAACATCCTTCTGGACGAGTATTTCAACTGCAAGCTCTGTGATTTCGGGTCTGCAAAGATGGGATTTTCCTCCGTCGTGCTGCCACCGTCAAGGGCGAAGCAAATGATGATGGGTTCTCCAGGCTACACCGACCCTCACTACTTGAGAACTGGAATAGCCTCAAAGAAGAATGATATTTACAGCTATGGAGTTATCCTTTTGGAACTTGTCACAGGTATGGAGCCATTTTGCCCCGAAAGAGGTCAACTGTTGACATCCATTGCCGCCGCCGTCCTGAAAGATGTTGCTGAATGTGAAGCCACGAAAGTAGAAGAAATTGTGGATCAGCTGTTGGCTGGGGAGTTTGACTTGGAAGAGGCAAGGGCCATGCTGACAATCTC
This sequence is a window from Mangifera indica cultivar Alphonso chromosome 20, CATAS_Mindica_2.1, whole genome shotgun sequence. Protein-coding genes within it:
- the LOC123204509 gene encoding probable receptor-like protein kinase At1g33260 — protein: MAFFTKLFRMRILRRRPGKSQVAVVVDQKKEDVDDGSSVKKYNWDDIEAFTDNFSVVIGSGGFSKVYLASLPGSSHPHGAVKILNQVFNQELDILLRLCHENIVKLFGYCNNGDEGALVFEYLLNGSLHEKLHGGSKKMEPVLPWRNRMAIAFQLAKAIEYLHEKCTFHIVHGDIKSSNILLDEYFNCKLCDFGSAKMGFSSVVLPPSRAKQMMMGSPGYTDPHYLRTGIASKKNDIYSYGVILLELVTGMEPFCPERGQLLTSIAAAVLKDVAECEATKVEEIVDQLLAGEFDLEEARAMLTISALCLQQAPIHRPSATQILHTIEDKISSISFS